In Geopsychrobacter electrodiphilus DSM 16401, a single window of DNA contains:
- a CDS encoding formate dehydrogenase accessory protein FdhE → MLNKRLQRLNALAAAKPALTEVCRFYTALYQLFADADPFLQAEVDLAAAGPRQQQGFPLISSEMLRFDAAAAEKFFAQLLQILHQHGQQGQTELKLLQDAFEAGKLELCPLLSAVFERDREPISSTATAVGIQPALLEYVLATALGAGLQRCVEQGLKSEIQHWDHGYCPVCGGLPAIAELSGEEGKKKLQCGQCGNSWGFHRMTCTHCGNTEHDSLGYFTTEGEPGYRVDICRKCSGYLKVVDSREKGADLPLEIEDVATLHLDLLAAREGFSRGKKETLDA, encoded by the coding sequence ATGCTGAATAAACGCCTGCAACGACTCAACGCTCTGGCCGCTGCGAAACCGGCCCTGACTGAAGTGTGCCGATTTTATACCGCCCTTTATCAGCTGTTCGCAGACGCCGATCCCTTTTTGCAGGCCGAGGTCGATCTCGCCGCGGCCGGACCGCGCCAGCAGCAGGGGTTTCCGCTCATCAGCAGCGAAATGCTGAGGTTCGACGCAGCGGCAGCTGAGAAATTTTTTGCCCAGCTGCTACAGATCCTTCACCAGCACGGTCAACAGGGGCAAACCGAGCTGAAACTCCTGCAGGATGCGTTTGAGGCCGGCAAACTTGAGCTGTGCCCTCTACTGAGCGCCGTCTTCGAGCGCGATCGCGAACCGATCAGCAGCACGGCAACGGCTGTCGGCATCCAACCCGCGCTCCTCGAATACGTGCTCGCCACCGCCCTGGGCGCCGGCCTGCAACGCTGCGTGGAGCAGGGGCTTAAATCTGAGATTCAGCACTGGGATCATGGCTACTGCCCGGTTTGCGGCGGACTCCCGGCCATCGCCGAACTGAGCGGCGAAGAGGGAAAGAAGAAGCTGCAGTGCGGCCAGTGCGGCAACAGCTGGGGTTTTCACCGCATGACCTGCACCCACTGTGGCAACACCGAGCACGACAGCCTCGGGTACTTCACCACAGAAGGCGAGCCGGGCTACCGGGTGGATATCTGCCGCAAGTGCAGCGGCTATCTCAAGGTCGTCGACAGCCGCGAAAAGGGAGCGGATCTCCCCCTCGAAATCGAAGATGTTGCGACCCTGCATCTGGATCTGCTCGCAGCCAGGGAAGGTTTCAGCAGGGGCAAGAAAGAGACTCTGGACGCCTGA